From the genome of Nicotiana sylvestris chromosome 2, ASM39365v2, whole genome shotgun sequence, one region includes:
- the LOC104230781 gene encoding phosphoglycerate mutase-like protein 4 isoform X1 yields MDVSWPYWEPCGAVWFGSSSFQLTCGAVWFDFPFLRVLLQSQCHGDVKAENVIPSFTEIIVIRHGETQWNVASKIQGHLDVELNDIGRKQAMALSMEPRISIVYSSDLKRAYETAETIARNCGGLEVIKDPDLRERHLGDLQGYSPRETAKNRQKAYQAFVSGQKDLEIPGGGESLDQLYQRCTSCLYRIAKKHRGKRVVVVSHGGAIRALHGRAFPHGPSAGKIMNTSVNIFRISDEDEWTIKVWGDVSHLNQTGFLDSGFGGDKTSDLDDAKS; encoded by the exons ATGGATGTCAGCTGGCCAT ATTGGGAACCCTGTGGTGCGGTTTGGTTCGGTTCTTCCTCTTTTCAGTTAACCTGTGGTGCTGTTTGGTTCGATTTTCCTTTTTTAAG GGTTCTACTGCAATCTCAGTGTCATGGAGATGTCAAAGCCGAAAATGTTATCCCCAGTTTTACCGAGATTATTGTTATCCGTCACGGTGAAACTCAGTGGAACGTTGCTTCTAAAATTCAG GGGCATTTAGATGTTGAACTAAATGACATTGGGAGAAAGCAAGCTATGGCT CTCTCTATGGAGCCAAGGATCTCCATTGTATACTCTTCCGATTTGAAGCGGGCCTATGAAACAGCTGAGACAATTGCAAGGAACTGTGGAGGTCTAGAG GTGATTAAAGATCCAGACCTTCGAGAGAGACATTTAGGAGATCTTCAAGGCTATTCTCCTCGTGAAACAGCCAAAAATCGACAGAAGGCTTATCAGGCTTTTGTATCGGGGCAGAAAGATCTGGAAATTCCA GGTGGTGGGGAAAGTTTAGATCAACTCTACCAACGTTGCACATCTTGTTTATATAGGATTGCAAAGAAGCACAGAG GAAAACGAGTAGTTGTGGTATCTCATGGTGGTGCAATCAGAGCACTCCATGGACGGGCTTTCCCGCATGGACCTTCAGCAgggaaaatcatgaatacatctgTTAATATATTTCGCATATCTGATGAGGATGAATGGACCATTAAAGTCTGGGGCGACGTCAGTCATCTCAACCAGACTGGATTTCTGGACTCAGGTTTTGGTGGGGACAAAACTTCTG ATTTGGATGATGCGAAGAGCTAA
- the LOC104230781 gene encoding phosphoglycerate mutase-like protein 4 isoform X2 has protein sequence MHTILLITQSLFREQHLLICMKVHYKKRKSREKKEREQRWQLSMEPRISIVYSSDLKRAYETAETIARNCGGLEVIKDPDLRERHLGDLQGYSPRETAKNRQKAYQAFVSGQKDLEIPGGGESLDQLYQRCTSCLYRIAKKHRGKRVVVVSHGGAIRALHGRAFPHGPSAGKIMNTSVNIFRISDEDEWTIKVWGDVSHLNQTGFLDSGFGGDKTSDLDDAKS, from the exons ATGCACACTATCCTTCTCATTACTCAAAGCCTTTTCCGGGAGCAACATTTATTAATATGTATGAAAGTACATTATAAAAAGAGaaaaagcagggaaaagaaagagagagagcaaAG GTGGCAGCTCTCTATGGAGCCAAGGATCTCCATTGTATACTCTTCCGATTTGAAGCGGGCCTATGAAACAGCTGAGACAATTGCAAGGAACTGTGGAGGTCTAGAG GTGATTAAAGATCCAGACCTTCGAGAGAGACATTTAGGAGATCTTCAAGGCTATTCTCCTCGTGAAACAGCCAAAAATCGACAGAAGGCTTATCAGGCTTTTGTATCGGGGCAGAAAGATCTGGAAATTCCA GGTGGTGGGGAAAGTTTAGATCAACTCTACCAACGTTGCACATCTTGTTTATATAGGATTGCAAAGAAGCACAGAG GAAAACGAGTAGTTGTGGTATCTCATGGTGGTGCAATCAGAGCACTCCATGGACGGGCTTTCCCGCATGGACCTTCAGCAgggaaaatcatgaatacatctgTTAATATATTTCGCATATCTGATGAGGATGAATGGACCATTAAAGTCTGGGGCGACGTCAGTCATCTCAACCAGACTGGATTTCTGGACTCAGGTTTTGGTGGGGACAAAACTTCTG ATTTGGATGATGCGAAGAGCTAA
- the LOC104230773 gene encoding patatin-like protein 3 — protein sequence MGRMALVAASLMTLLLLVLQPPMAFAAAKGKMVTVLSVDGGGIRGIIPGTVLAFLESKLQELDGPNARLADYFDVVAGTSTGGLITTMLTAPNKDNRPLYQAKDISNFYMEHGPQIFPQSRRNSFVRRVTNLFGGPKYDGKYLRSMINSILGNLTMKQTLTNTIIPTFDIKRLQPVIFSTADAKANTSKNAQLSDICLSTSAAPTYFPVHYFETKDAEGKIRTFDLIDGGVAANNPTLMAITHISKQIMTGNFQYEDMEKMDCKKMLVLSLGTGTGKHEEKYNATIASRWGMLGWIYNNGATPLIDVYADASADMVDIHVSTMFQTLGSEKNYIRIQDDNLTGEAASMDIATVENMERLVQIGNDLLKKPVSRVNLETGRYEPVVVEGTNEAAIVHVAQLLSEERKLRINN from the exons ATGGGGAGAATGGCTCTTGTAGCTgcatcattaatgactttgttacTATTAGTTTTACAACCTCCAATGGCTTTTGCTGCTGCCAAAGGAAAGATGGTAACAGTTTTGAGCGTTGATGGAGGTGGAATTAGAGGCATTATTCCTGGCACCGTTCTTGCCTTCCTTGAATCCAAACTTCAG GAATTGGATGGACCAAACGCAAGACTTGCAGATTATTTTGATGTGGTTGCAGGAACAAGCACAGGTGGATTAATAACCACTATGCTTACTGCTCCTAACAAAGACAACCGCCCCTTATATCAAGCAAAAGACATTTCCAACTTCTATATGGAACACGGCCCTCAAATTTTTCCTCAAAGCAG GCGTAATAGCTTCGTGAGGAGGGTCACAAATTTGTTTGGGGGCCCAAAGTATGATGGCAAATACTTGAGATCCATGATTAATTCAATATTAGGCAATCTTACTATGAAGCAGACGTTGACTAATACAATCATACCAACTTTTGATATCAAACGCCTTCAACCAGTTATCTTCAGTACCGCTGAT gCAAAAGCAAATACATCTAAGAATGCTCAATTGTCAGACATCTGTCTTAGTACCTCGGCTGCACCCACTTATTTCCCAGTACACTATTTTGAGACCAAGGATGCTGAAGGGAAAATACGTACATTTGATCTTATCGATGGAGGTGTAGCTGCAAATAATCCA ACTCTGATGGCAATAACACacatttcaaaacaaatcatgaCGGGCAACTTTCAATACGAGGATATGGAAAAAATGGACTGCAAGAAAATGCTGGTTCTGTCATTGGGCACGGGTACAGGAAAGCACGAAGAGAAGTACAATGCTACAATAGCTTCTAGGTGGGGAATGCTAGGTTGGATCTACAACAATGGTGCCACCCCATTGATAGATGTTTATGCTGATGCTAGTGCTGATATGGTAGACATTCACGTTTCCACCATGTTTCAGACCCTTGGCAGTGAGAAGAACTACATCAGGATTCAG GACGACAATTTGACTGGAGAGGCTGCATCTATGGATATTGCAACCGTAGAAAACATGGAGAGACTTGTACAAATTGGTAATGATCTATTGAAGAAGCCAGTGTCAAGGGTCAACTTAGAAACAGGCCGATACGAACCAGTTGTTGTGGAGGGCACCAACGAAGCTGCTATAGTCCATGTTGCTCAATTGCTTTCAGAAGAAAGGAAACTCAGAATAAACAACTAG
- the LOC104230750 gene encoding peptidyl-prolyl cis-trans isomerase CYP40-like — MVNPRCYLDISIGGELEGRMVIELYKDIVPKTAENFRALCTGEKGIGPHTGVPLHFKGSFFHLVIRGFMLQGGDISAGDGTGGESIYGLTFEDENFKLKHERKGMLSMANSGPNTNGSQFFITSSQAHHLDGKHVVFGRVIRGMGMIRAIEYVKTNENNFPDLPVVVEDCGEVPEGADDGTTNFFKDGDTYPDWPIDLDVKPDEVAWWITAVDCIKAFGNEHYKKEDYKMAIRKYRKAVRYTDLCWDKEDIDEAKSEYLRKTKSQILANSSACKLKLGDLAGALLDADVAIYDGGDNVKAFYRQGQAYMAMNAVDAAAESFTKALQLEPNNGGIKKELAAAKKKIAHKLDQEKKGYAKMFQ, encoded by the exons ATGGTGAATCCGAGGTGCTATTTGGACATAAGCATTGGTGGAGAGCTTGAAGGAAGAATGGTGATTGAGCTTTACAAAGACATTGTCCCTAAAACCGCTGAAAATTTCAGGGCTCTCTGTACTGGAGAGAAGGGCATTGGCCCTCACACTGGTGTCCCTCTCCATTTTAAG GGTTCTTTCTTTCATCTTGTCATTAGAGGTTTTATGTTACAAGGTGGGGATATATCTGCTGGAGATGGCACTGGTGGGGAATCAATTTATGGCTTGACATTTGAAGATGAAAATTTTAAACTCAAACATGAAAGAAAAGGGATGCTTTCTATGGCAAATTCTGGTCCAAATACAAATGGCTCTCAATTTTTCATCACCTCTTCTCAAGCACATCATCTAGATGGAAAGCATGTTGTGTTTGGAAGAGTAATTAGGGGTATGGGGATGATTCGTGCAATTGAGTATGttaaaacaaatgaaaataattttCCTGACCTTCCTGTGGTAGTAGAGGATTGTGGAGAAGTTCCAGAGGGAGCTGATGATGGCACAACTAACTTCTTTAAAGATGGTGACACTTACCCTGATTGGCCAATAGATCTTGACGTAAAACCAGATGAAGTTGCTTGGTGGATAACTGCTGTTGACTGTATCAAAGCCTTTGGCAATGAACATTACAAG AAGGAAGATTATAAGATGGCTATCAGAAAGTACAGGAAGGCTGTCCGTTATACCGACTTATGCTGGGATAAGGAAGACATTGATGAAG CAAAAAGCGAGTATTTGAGGAAGACAAAGTCCCAGATACTTGCAAATAGTTCT GCATGTAAGCTGAAGTTAGGAGACCTAGCTGGAGCATTGTTGGACGCTGATGTTGCAATTTATGATGGAGGAGACAATGTCAAAGCTTTTTACCGCCAAGGCCAG GCATATATGGCAATGAATGCTGTAGATGCAGCAGCTGAAAGTTTTACGAAGGCCCTGCAGTTAGAGCCAAACAATG GGGGGATAAAGAAGGAGCTGGCTGCTGCAAAGAAGAAG ATTGCTCATAAACTAGACCAGGAGAAGAAGGGTTATGCTAAAATGTTTCAGTAA